Proteins from a genomic interval of Pseudomonas versuta:
- the azu gene encoding azurin — MFAKVLAVSLLTLASGHLLAAECAVTVDSTDQMSYNTKEIVIDKSCKTFTVNLTHSGSLPKNVMGHNWVLSKTADMAGVATDGMAAGLDKNYLKDGDTRIIAHTKIIGAGEKDSVTFDVSKLNPAETYEFFCTFPGHNSMMKGSVVLK; from the coding sequence ATGTTTGCCAAAGTTCTTGCGGTATCCCTTTTGACCCTGGCCAGTGGCCATTTGCTGGCGGCTGAATGCGCTGTGACTGTCGATTCGACTGACCAAATGTCTTACAACACCAAAGAGATCGTCATCGACAAGTCCTGCAAGACTTTCACCGTTAACCTGACGCACTCCGGCAGCTTGCCGAAAAACGTCATGGGTCATAACTGGGTGTTGAGCAAAACTGCAGACATGGCAGGTGTTGCTACTGATGGCATGGCAGCCGGGCTGGATAAAAACTACCTGAAAGACGGCGACACCCGCATCATTGCCCACACCAAGATCATTGGTGCCGGTGAGAAAGATTCGGTGACCTTCGACGTGTCGAAGTTGAACCCGGCTGAAACGTACGAGTTCTTCTGCACATTCCCTGGCCACAACTCGATGATGAAAGGCTCCGTGGTTCTTAAATAA
- the pncB gene encoding nicotinate phosphoribosyltransferase, with the protein MSESVFADRIVQNLLDTDFYKLTMMQAVLHNYPNVEVEWEFRCRNSEDLRPYLSEIRHQIERLGELSMTQDQLGFLERITFMKPDFIRFLGLFRFNLRYVHTGIENGELVIRLRGPWLHVILFEVPLLAIVSEVRNRSRYADTLLSQAREQLYRKFDWLLANASAEELAELQVADFGTRRRFSYLVQEEVVSVLKHDFPGRFVGTSNVNLSRELDMKPLGTMAHEWIMAHQQLGPRLIDSQSAALDCWVREYRGLLGIALTDCITTDAFLADFDLYFAKLFDGLRHDSGDPVVWAEKCIAHYHKLGIDPMSKTLVFSDSLTLPRALEIFRALRGRINVSFGIGTNLTCDIPGVEPMSIVLKMTACNGSPVAKISDEPGKTHCSDPNFAAYLRHVFQVPELPPKE; encoded by the coding sequence ATGAGCGAGAGTGTGTTTGCCGATCGCATCGTGCAGAACTTGCTCGACACCGACTTCTACAAATTGACCATGATGCAGGCGGTGCTGCACAACTATCCCAACGTTGAAGTCGAATGGGAATTCCGCTGCCGTAACAGTGAGGACTTGCGCCCGTACCTGAGCGAGATTCGCCACCAGATCGAGCGTCTGGGCGAGCTCAGCATGACTCAGGACCAGCTAGGGTTTCTGGAACGAATCACCTTTATGAAGCCCGATTTCATACGCTTCCTGGGCCTGTTTCGCTTCAATTTGCGCTATGTACATACCGGGATCGAAAACGGCGAGCTGGTCATCCGTCTGCGCGGACCGTGGCTGCACGTCATTCTGTTTGAAGTGCCGCTGCTGGCGATTGTCAGTGAGGTACGCAACCGCTCGCGCTATGCCGACACGCTGCTGTCACAGGCCCGCGAGCAGTTGTACCGCAAGTTTGACTGGTTGCTGGCCAACGCCAGCGCCGAAGAACTGGCCGAATTGCAAGTCGCCGATTTCGGAACACGCCGACGCTTTTCTTACCTGGTACAGGAAGAAGTGGTCAGCGTGCTCAAGCACGACTTCCCGGGCCGCTTCGTCGGCACCAGTAACGTCAACCTGTCCCGCGAGCTGGACATGAAACCGCTGGGCACCATGGCCCATGAATGGATCATGGCCCATCAGCAACTGGGCCCGAGATTGATCGACAGCCAGAGTGCGGCGCTCGATTGCTGGGTGCGCGAATACCGCGGGCTGCTGGGGATTGCCCTGACGGACTGCATCACCACCGATGCTTTTCTCGCCGATTTTGATCTGTACTTTGCCAAGCTGTTCGACGGTTTGCGCCATGACTCCGGTGACCCGGTGGTATGGGCCGAAAAATGCATCGCGCACTACCACAAGCTGGGCATTGATCCAATGAGCAAGACCCTGGTCTTCTCCGACAGCCTGACCCTGCCCCGCGCACTGGAGATATTCCGTGCATTGCGCGGGCGGATTAATGTCAGCTTCGGCATCGGCACCAACCTGACCTGTGACATTCCAGGTGTCGAGCCGATGAGCATCGTGCTTAAAATGACCGCCTGTAATGGCTCGCCCGTGGCCAAAATTTCGGACGAGCCGGGCAAGACCCATTGCTCGGACCCGAACTTTGCCGCCTACTTGCGCCATGTTTTCCAAGTTCCTGAACTACCTCCAAAGGAGTGA
- the rplI gene encoding 50S ribosomal protein L9: protein MQLILLEKVANLGNLGDKVNVKAGYGRNYLLPYGKATAATAANLAAFEERRAELEQAAADKKASAETRAAQLAELEVTITATAGDEGKLFGSIGTHDIADALTASGVEVAKSEVRLPNGTIRNVGEFDVAVHLHAEVEATVRVVVVAA, encoded by the coding sequence ATGCAACTGATCCTTCTGGAAAAAGTCGCGAACCTGGGCAACCTGGGCGACAAAGTAAATGTTAAGGCCGGTTACGGTCGTAACTACCTGCTGCCGTACGGCAAAGCTACCGCTGCAACCGCTGCCAACCTGGCTGCGTTTGAAGAGCGTCGTGCTGAGCTGGAACAAGCAGCAGCAGACAAAAAAGCTTCGGCTGAAACACGCGCTGCCCAACTGGCTGAGCTGGAAGTGACTATCACTGCCACCGCTGGCGACGAAGGCAAGCTGTTCGGTTCGATCGGCACCCACGACATCGCTGATGCACTGACCGCCTCTGGCGTTGAAGTTGCAAAAAGCGAAGTTCGTCTGCCGAACGGCACTATCCGCAACGTTGGCGAATTCGACGTGGCTGTGCACTTGCACGCCGAAGTTGAAGCAACCGTACGCGTTGTTGTGGTAGCTGCTTAA
- the rpsF gene encoding 30S ribosomal protein S6, with product MRHYEIIFLVHPDQSEQVGGMVERYTKLIEEDGGKIHRLEDWGRRQLAYAINNVHKAHYVMLNVECTGKALAELEDNFRYNDAVIRNLVIRRDEAVTGQSEMLKAEENRSERRERRDRPEHSDSADGDDSDNSDASDNADE from the coding sequence ATGCGTCATTACGAAATCATCTTTTTGGTCCACCCGGATCAAAGCGAACAAGTCGGCGGCATGGTAGAGCGTTACACCAAGCTGATCGAAGAAGACGGCGGCAAAATCCACCGTCTGGAAGATTGGGGCCGTCGTCAACTGGCCTACGCAATCAACAATGTTCACAAGGCTCACTACGTGATGCTGAACGTTGAGTGCACTGGCAAAGCCCTGGCTGAGCTGGAAGACAACTTCCGTTACAACGATGCTGTGATCCGTAACCTGGTCATCCGTCGCGACGAAGCCGTAACTGGCCAGTCCGAGATGCTCAAGGCTGAAGAGAACCGCAGTGAGCGCCGTGAGCGTCGTGACCGTCCTGAGCATTCTGACAGCGCCGATGGCGATGACAGCGATAACAGCGACGCCAGCGATAACGCTGACGAGTAA
- the rpsR gene encoding 30S ribosomal protein S18, giving the protein MARFFRRRKFCRFTAEEVKEIDYKDLNTLKAYVSETGKIVPSRITGTKARYQRQLATAIKRARFLALLAYTDSHGR; this is encoded by the coding sequence ATGGCACGTTTCTTCCGTCGTCGTAAATTCTGCCGCTTCACCGCAGAAGAAGTGAAAGAGATCGATTACAAGGATCTCAACACTCTGAAAGCTTACGTATCCGAGACCGGCAAAATTGTTCCAAGCCGCATCACCGGTACTAAAGCTCGTTATCAGCGTCAGCTGGCCACCGCTATCAAGCGCGCCCGCTTCCTGGCCCTGCTGGCCTACACCGACAGCCACGGCCGCTGA
- a CDS encoding YgiQ family radical SAM protein: MQSAKPLFDYPKYWAECFGPAPFLPMSREEMDQLGWDSCDIIIVTGDAYVDHPSFGMAIIGRLLESQGFRVGIIAQPNWQSKDDFMKLGEPNLFFGVAAGNMDSMINRYTADKKIRSDDAYTPGGMAGKRPDRASLVYSQRCKEAYKNVPIVLGGIEASLRRIAHYDYWQDRVRNSILIDACADILLYGNAERAIVEVAQRLSYGHKIEDITDVRGTAFIRRDTPKDWYEVDSTRIDRPGKIDKIINPYVNTQDTQACAIEQEKGPVEDPNEAKVVQILASPRMTRDKTVIRLPSVEKVRGDSVLYAHANRVLHLETNPGNARALVQKHGEVDVWFNPPPIPMTTEEMDYVFGMPYARVPHPAYGKEKIPAYDMIRFSVNIMRGCFGGCTFCSITEHEGRIIQNRSEESIIREIEEIRDKVPGFTGVISDLGGPTANMYRIACKTPEIESACRKPSCVFPGICPNLNTDHSSLIQLYRSARALPGVKKILIASGLRYDLAVESPEYVKELVTHHVGGYLKIAPEHTEEGPLNQMMKPGIGSYDKFKRMFEKYTKEAGKEQYLIPYFIAAHPGTKDEDMMNLALWLKGNGFRADQVQAFYPSPMATATAMYHSGKNPLRKVTYKSDSVIIVKSEEQRRLHKAFLRYHDPKGWPMLREALTRMGRADLIGSGKDQLIPLHQPATDSYQSARRKNSTPAGSHKVAGEKTTKILTQHTGLPPRASDGGNPWDKREQAKAAAFARNKQAAKERHEAAKGGKSQKPTRKPVVPR, encoded by the coding sequence ATGCAATCAGCCAAGCCTTTATTTGACTATCCCAAGTACTGGGCCGAATGTTTCGGTCCAGCGCCATTCCTGCCGATGAGCAGGGAGGAGATGGATCAGCTTGGCTGGGATTCATGCGACATCATCATCGTCACCGGTGATGCATACGTCGACCACCCGTCGTTCGGCATGGCGATCATTGGTCGCCTGCTGGAGTCCCAGGGCTTCCGTGTGGGCATCATTGCGCAGCCGAACTGGCAGTCCAAAGACGACTTCATGAAGCTGGGCGAACCGAACCTGTTCTTCGGCGTTGCGGCCGGCAACATGGACTCGATGATCAACCGCTACACTGCCGACAAAAAAATCCGTTCCGATGACGCCTACACCCCCGGTGGCATGGCTGGCAAACGTCCGGATCGCGCGAGCCTGGTGTATAGCCAGCGCTGCAAGGAAGCCTACAAAAACGTACCGATCGTACTTGGTGGCATCGAGGCGTCCTTGCGCCGTATCGCGCATTACGACTACTGGCAGGATCGCGTGCGCAACTCGATCCTGATCGACGCCTGCGCCGACATCCTGCTGTACGGCAACGCCGAACGTGCAATTGTCGAAGTTGCCCAGCGTTTGTCCTATGGCCACAAGATCGAAGACATTACCGATGTTCGCGGCACCGCGTTCATTCGTCGCGATACGCCAAAAGACTGGTACGAAGTCGACTCCACGCGTATCGACCGTCCGGGCAAGATCGACAAGATCATCAACCCGTACGTGAACACCCAGGACACTCAGGCCTGCGCCATCGAGCAGGAAAAAGGTCCGGTTGAAGATCCGAACGAAGCCAAGGTCGTGCAAATCCTGGCCAGCCCGCGCATGACCCGTGACAAGACGGTTATCCGTCTGCCATCGGTAGAGAAAGTGCGTGGCGACTCGGTTCTGTACGCTCACGCCAACCGCGTGCTTCACCTTGAAACCAACCCGGGTAACGCCCGTGCGCTGGTGCAAAAGCACGGCGAAGTGGATGTGTGGTTCAACCCGCCTCCGATCCCGATGACCACCGAAGAAATGGACTACGTGTTTGGCATGCCTTACGCACGTGTTCCGCACCCTGCGTACGGCAAGGAAAAAATTCCGGCCTACGACATGATCCGCTTCTCGGTGAACATCATGCGTGGCTGCTTTGGCGGCTGCACCTTCTGCTCGATCACCGAGCACGAAGGCCGGATCATCCAGAACCGTTCCGAAGAGTCGATCATTCGCGAAATCGAAGAGATCCGCGACAAGGTGCCAGGTTTCACCGGCGTCATTTCCGACCTCGGCGGCCCGACCGCGAACATGTACCGCATCGCCTGCAAAACCCCGGAAATCGAATCCGCGTGCCGCAAGCCATCCTGCGTGTTCCCGGGTATTTGCCCGAACCTGAACACCGACCACTCGTCGTTGATTCAGCTGTATCGCAGCGCCCGTGCCTTGCCGGGCGTGAAGAAAATTCTGATCGCTTCCGGTCTTCGCTATGACCTCGCGGTCGAGTCGCCGGAATACGTTAAAGAGCTGGTGACGCACCACGTAGGCGGTTACCTGAAGATCGCCCCGGAACACACCGAGGAAGGTCCGCTCAACCAGATGATGAAGCCGGGCATTGGCAGCTATGACAAGTTCAAGCGCATGTTCGAGAAGTACACCAAGGAAGCGGGTAAAGAGCAGTACCTGATCCCTTACTTCATCGCCGCTCACCCCGGCACCAAAGACGAAGACATGATGAACCTTGCGCTGTGGCTCAAGGGTAATGGCTTCCGTGCTGACCAGGTGCAGGCGTTCTACCCGTCGCCGATGGCCACTGCCACTGCGATGTACCACTCGGGCAAAAACCCGCTGCGCAAGGTCACGTACAAAAGCGACTCGGTGATCATCGTCAAGAGCGAGGAGCAGCGTCGTCTGCACAAGGCGTTCTTGCGTTACCACGACCCGAAGGGCTGGCCAATGCTGCGTGAGGCCCTGACCCGCATGGGCCGTGCCGACCTGATTGGCTCGGGCAAAGACCAGCTGATTCCGTTGCATCAGCCGGCGACCGACAGCTACCAGAGTGCCCGTCGCAAAAACTCGACGCCTGCCGGCAGCCACAAAGTGGCCGGAGAGAAAACCACCAAGATCCTGACCCAGCACACCGGCCTTCCGCCGCGTGCCAGCGATGGTGGCAACCCGTGGGACAAGCGCGAGCAGGCCAAGGCCGCCGCATTTGCCCGTAACAAACAGGCTGCCAAAGAACGTCACGAAGCAGCCAAGGGCGGCAAGAGCCAGAAGCCGACACGCAAGCCGGTGGTTCCGCGCTAA
- the dnaB gene encoding replicative DNA helicase, which translates to MNDISAPEQYDLQTAALKVPPHSIEAEQAVLGGLMLDNNAWERVLDQVSDGDFYRHDHRLIFRAIAKLADQNSPIDVVTLAEQLDKEGQTSQVGGLGYLGELAKNTPSVANIKAYAQIVRERATLRQLIGISTEIADSAFNPEGRNAAEILDEAERQIFAIAEARPKTGGPVSVNDLLTKAIDRIDTLFNTDNAITGLSTGYTDLDGMTSGLQPSDLIIVAGRPSMGKTTFAMNLVENAVLRSEKAVLVYSLEMPGESLIMRMLSSLGRIDQTKVRAGRLEDDDWPRLTSAVNLLNDRKLFIDDTAGISPSEMRARTRRLVREHGEIGLIMIDYLQLMQIPGSGGDNRTNEISEISRSLKALAKEFNCPVVALSQLNRSLEQRPNKRPINSDLRESGAIEQDADVIMFVYRDEVYHPETEHKGIAEIIIGKQRNGPIGTTRLAFIGKYTRFENLAPGSYNFDDD; encoded by the coding sequence ATGAACGATATCTCCGCTCCTGAGCAATATGACCTGCAAACCGCAGCCCTGAAGGTGCCGCCGCATTCCATCGAGGCCGAACAGGCTGTGCTCGGTGGTCTGATGCTGGACAACAACGCCTGGGAACGCGTGCTGGATCAGGTCTCGGACGGCGATTTCTATCGGCATGACCACCGCCTGATCTTCCGCGCCATCGCCAAGCTGGCAGACCAGAACTCCCCGATTGACGTCGTGACCCTTGCCGAGCAACTGGACAAGGAAGGTCAGACCTCACAAGTCGGTGGCCTGGGCTACCTGGGCGAGCTGGCGAAAAACACGCCATCGGTCGCCAACATCAAGGCTTATGCGCAGATCGTTCGCGAGCGCGCCACGTTGCGCCAGCTGATCGGCATCAGTACCGAAATCGCCGATAGCGCTTTTAATCCTGAAGGGCGCAATGCGGCCGAAATTCTCGATGAAGCCGAGCGCCAGATCTTTGCAATTGCCGAGGCCCGGCCAAAAACCGGCGGCCCGGTAAGCGTCAACGACCTGCTGACCAAGGCTATCGACCGGATCGATACGCTGTTCAATACCGACAACGCCATCACCGGCCTGTCCACCGGCTACACCGACCTCGATGGCATGACCAGCGGCTTGCAGCCGTCCGACCTGATCATCGTTGCCGGTCGTCCATCGATGGGTAAAACCACCTTTGCGATGAACCTGGTGGAAAACGCGGTATTGCGCAGCGAAAAAGCGGTACTGGTTTACTCCCTCGAGATGCCAGGCGAATCGCTGATCATGCGTATGCTGTCGTCCCTGGGCCGCATCGACCAGACCAAGGTCCGTGCCGGTCGACTGGAAGACGATGACTGGCCGCGCCTGACCTCGGCGGTCAACCTGCTCAACGACCGCAAGCTGTTCATCGATGACACGGCCGGCATCAGCCCGTCGGAAATGCGCGCACGTACCCGTCGTCTGGTGCGTGAACACGGTGAGATCGGTTTGATCATGATCGACTACCTGCAACTGATGCAGATCCCCGGTTCGGGCGGTGACAACCGGACCAACGAAATCTCCGAGATTTCCCGCTCGTTGAAAGCGCTGGCCAAAGAATTCAATTGCCCGGTGGTTGCACTGTCGCAGCTCAACCGTTCTCTTGAGCAGCGGCCCAACAAGCGCCCGATCAACTCCGACTTGCGTGAATCCGGCGCCATCGAGCAGGATGCCGACGTCATCATGTTTGTGTACCGGGACGAGGTCTATCACCCCGAAACCGAACACAAGGGCATTGCCGAAATTATCATTGGCAAGCAGCGTAACGGCCCTATCGGCACCACGCGCCTGGCGTTTATCGGCAAATACACGCGTTTTGAAAACCTGGCCCCGGGCAGCTACAACTTCGACGACGATTAA
- the nadE gene encoding ammonia-dependent NAD(+) synthetase yields MQAVQRQIAEELKVQPPFSDTAALEAEVARRITFIQCCLHNSGLKTLVLGISGGVDSLTAGLMAQRAVKQLREQTGDQAYRFIAVRLPYGVQHDEIDATAAVDFINPDERQTVNIGPAVKALAAEVSAFEGKPHATVDFVLGNTKARMRMVAQYTIAGATGGLVIGTDHAAEAVMGFFTKFGDGSCDLAPLSGLVKNQVRAIARHFGAPESLVEKVPTADLEDLEPGKPDEASHGVTYAEIDAFLHGQPVSQDAFNIICRTYEKTQHKREMPLAP; encoded by the coding sequence ATGCAGGCCGTACAGCGTCAGATTGCTGAAGAGCTCAAGGTCCAACCGCCGTTTAGCGACACCGCAGCCCTTGAGGCCGAGGTGGCACGACGCATTACCTTTATCCAGTGCTGCCTGCACAATTCCGGGCTCAAGACCCTGGTGCTGGGCATCAGCGGCGGGGTCGACTCGCTGACTGCAGGTTTGATGGCCCAGCGCGCGGTCAAACAACTGCGTGAACAGACTGGCGATCAGGCCTACCGCTTTATTGCCGTGCGCCTGCCATACGGCGTGCAGCACGACGAAATTGACGCCACTGCCGCTGTCGACTTTATTAACCCGGACGAACGTCAAACGGTGAATATCGGCCCGGCAGTAAAAGCACTGGCCGCCGAAGTTTCGGCCTTTGAAGGCAAGCCACACGCTACGGTGGATTTTGTGCTGGGCAACACCAAGGCGCGGATGCGCATGGTGGCGCAATACACCATCGCCGGGGCTACGGGTGGCCTGGTGATTGGTACTGACCACGCCGCTGAAGCAGTGATGGGCTTTTTCACCAAATTCGGTGACGGTTCCTGCGACCTGGCACCGCTCAGCGGGCTGGTCAAGAATCAGGTGCGCGCGATTGCACGTCACTTTGGTGCGCCAGAATCGCTGGTGGAGAAAGTCCCGACCGCAGACCTTGAAGACCTGGAACCCGGCAAACCTGACGAAGCATCCCACGGCGTGACCTATGCCGAGATTGATGCCTTTTTGCACGGTCAGCCGGTGAGTCAGGACGCGTTTAACATCATCTGCCGCACGTACGAGAAGACCCAGCACAAGCGTGAGATGCCGCTGGCGCCTTGA
- a CDS encoding DUF1338 domain-containing protein gives MSSFDGLFSLVESALGQPAAHWLREHVEVPRGLLAFSWHEQAVHRAWLAEALNLCLLHKLVDAVPDGRRYVEEQALQGRKVVFDHGAIRTVDWPANGELPRGRQAFSRLLEPLGFTDVRTYPLTRLNMTGWGYRQMDLPEDIAQFFVSELHPGRFSQTFQQAVTRVVGSSLDPLQAEHTRILKRLSLTRHCRLDEAQALLPALYRAFGRQHGTVLEADYHCLLSESAEMAWIATEGNSFNHLTDRVQDLEACVAQQRDLQRPMKDSIEVSASGRVMQTAYRACTVTRGLIDADGHYREHQVPGSFVEFIERKVDPENGRIDLNFDSSNAQGIFKMTDSKA, from the coding sequence ATGTCTTCTTTCGATGGTTTGTTCTCTCTTGTCGAGTCTGCGCTCGGTCAGCCTGCCGCTCACTGGCTGCGCGAGCATGTCGAGGTGCCCCGGGGGCTGCTGGCTTTCAGCTGGCATGAGCAGGCCGTGCACCGGGCCTGGCTGGCCGAAGCGTTAAACCTGTGCCTGCTGCACAAGCTGGTGGACGCCGTACCGGATGGCCGGCGCTACGTAGAGGAACAAGCGCTGCAAGGCCGCAAAGTGGTGTTTGACCATGGTGCGATTCGCACTGTCGACTGGCCCGCCAACGGCGAACTGCCCCGGGGCCGTCAGGCATTTTCGCGATTGCTGGAGCCACTGGGCTTTACCGATGTACGAACCTACCCGCTGACCAGGCTGAACATGACCGGGTGGGGCTATCGGCAGATGGACCTGCCAGAAGACATTGCGCAGTTTTTTGTCTCGGAATTACACCCGGGGCGATTTAGCCAGACGTTTCAGCAGGCGGTTACCCGCGTCGTCGGTTCCAGCCTCGATCCGCTGCAAGCCGAACACACCCGCATTCTCAAGCGCCTGAGCCTCACCCGCCATTGCCGCCTCGATGAGGCGCAAGCCCTGCTACCGGCGTTGTATCGAGCATTCGGCCGGCAACACGGCACGGTGCTCGAAGCCGATTACCATTGCCTGCTCAGTGAAAGTGCAGAAATGGCCTGGATTGCCACCGAGGGCAACAGCTTCAACCATCTGACCGATCGGGTGCAGGATCTCGAAGCCTGTGTGGCACAACAACGGGACTTGCAGCGGCCGATGAAAGACAGCATCGAAGTCTCTGCCTCAGGCCGGGTGATGCAAACTGCGTATCGCGCCTGCACGGTTACGCGAGGGCTGATCGATGCCGACGGGCATTATCGCGAGCATCAGGTGCCGGGCTCTTTTGTCGAGTTCATTGAGCGCAAGGTCGACCCGGAAAACGGGCGTATCGATCTGAATTTCGACAGCAGCAATGCCCAGGGCATTTTCAAGATGACTGATTCAAAAGCCTGA
- the rlmB gene encoding 23S rRNA (guanosine(2251)-2'-O)-methyltransferase RlmB, whose translation MSQLEKIYGIHAVEALLRHHPKRVKQVWLAESRSDPRVQTLIALAAENRIDVGNAERREMDVWVEGVHQGVVAEVSPSQVWGEAMLNELLDRTEGAPLILVLDGVTDPHNLGACLRTADAAGALAVIVPKDKSATLTPTVRKVACGAAEVIPLVAVTNLAATLKKLQQRGLWIVGTAGEAEQELYDQDMTGPTILIMGAEGKGMRRLTREHCDYLVRLPMAGSVSSLNVSVATGVCLFEALRQRSVKAKTSSKKK comes from the coding sequence ATGAGTCAGTTGGAAAAAATCTACGGTATTCACGCTGTAGAAGCGTTGCTTCGTCACCATCCAAAACGCGTCAAGCAAGTATGGTTGGCTGAAAGCCGCAGCGATCCTCGCGTTCAGACCCTGATTGCGCTGGCTGCCGAAAACCGGATTGATGTCGGTAACGCTGAACGTCGCGAGATGGACGTTTGGGTTGAAGGCGTACACCAGGGCGTCGTGGCTGAAGTGAGCCCGAGTCAGGTGTGGGGCGAGGCCATGCTCAACGAGTTGCTGGACCGTACCGAAGGTGCTCCGCTGATTCTGGTTCTGGACGGCGTGACCGATCCGCACAACCTGGGCGCTTGCTTGCGCACGGCGGATGCGGCGGGTGCTTTGGCCGTTATCGTGCCTAAAGACAAGTCTGCAACCCTGACTCCGACTGTACGAAAAGTAGCCTGCGGCGCTGCGGAAGTGATTCCGTTGGTTGCAGTTACTAACCTCGCTGCCACGCTGAAAAAGCTTCAGCAGCGCGGACTGTGGATCGTGGGCACTGCCGGCGAAGCCGAGCAGGAACTCTATGACCAAGACATGACCGGCCCGACCATCCTGATCATGGGTGCTGAAGGCAAAGGCATGCGCCGCCTGACTCGTGAGCATTGCGATTATCTGGTGCGTCTGCCGATGGCCGGTAGCGTCAGCAGTCTGAACGTATCGGTCGCAACGGGCGTCTGCCTGTTTGAAGCGCTGCGCCAGCGCAGCGTCAAGGCCAAGACTTCTTCAAAGAAGAAATAG